Proteins encoded in a region of the Takifugu flavidus isolate HTHZ2018 chromosome 10, ASM371156v2, whole genome shotgun sequence genome:
- the gbp gene encoding glycogen synthase kinase binding protein: MPCRKENYIFLEQSVTVDSKEVDALVTRIGEALQLHGGGGGHQKTVSVSVSCLHGLTGSSSAGIKQANSSAAASAQRRGGCYMRLRSRPHRWNRRASPYNIPGSSGEQDWDRIKQWNGKTMAAEEEDPHRLLQELILSGNLIKEAVRRLQFSAADCAEFPPAPDGTLLMD, translated from the coding sequence ATGCCCTGTCGGAAGGAGAATTACATCTTTCTGGAGCAGTCGGTCACTGTGGACTCTAAAGAGGTGGACGCGCTGGTGACGAGGATCGGGGAGGCTCTGCAGctccacggcggcggcggcggccaccaGAAGACGGTGTCCGTGTCCGTGTCGTGCCTGCACGGCCTCACTGGTTCCAGTTCTGCTGGGATCAAACAGGCGAACAGCAGCGCGGCGGCGTCGGCTCAGAGGCGAGGAGGCTGCTACATGCGCCTGAGGAGCCGACCACACCGGTGGAACCGCAGGGCGAGCCCGTACAACATCCCCGGATCTAGTGGCGAACAGGACTGGGACCGAATCAAACAGTGGAACGGAAAAACGATGGctgcggaggaggaggatcccCACCGGCTACTCCAGGAGTTGATATTATCGGGGAACCTCATCAAAGAGGCTGTGAGGCGGCTGCAGTTCTCCGCCGCGGACTGTGCAGAGTTCCCCCCAGCGCCGGACGGTACCCTGCTGATGGACTAA